In a genomic window of Brassica rapa cultivar Chiifu-401-42 chromosome A10, CAAS_Brap_v3.01, whole genome shotgun sequence:
- the LOC103845531 gene encoding protein RETICULATA-RELATED 1, chloroplastic: MSLTLKISHISNLSSDVFNTTVEPRIQCRAGQASVCFRRSPGFVSARIHWSSELSSRSFRARCVGSDVVTREISGRSKDETFSELEPELDGGDGGGGGDDGGINGGNGGGGDGGGEGGDDGGEDEAEEKEFGPILKFDEVMKETERRGIALPEDMLEAAKSVGIRKLFLLRYLDLQGSVWPLGFLMRTCTMLRNRMLADPSFLFKVGTEIAIDSCCATFAEVQKRGEDFWSEFELYAADLLVGLVVDVALVGLLAPYARIGKTSLPSSTGLFSGLKRSCAALPSSVFEAERPGCKFSVNQRVATFFYKGVLYGSVGFGCGLIGQGIANLIMTAKRSIKKSEEDVPVPPLFESAALWGVFLGLSSNARYQIINGLERVVEGSTAAKRIPVVAMAFTVGVRFANNVYGGMQFVDWAKLSGVQ; this comes from the exons ATGTCTCTGACCCTAAAAATCTCTCACATTTCAAACCTCTCCAGCGATGTGTTCAACACTACTGTAGAGCCGCGAATTCAATGCAGAGCCGGTCAAGCGTCGGTTTGCTTCCGCCGCAGCCCTGGTTTCGTATCCGCACGGATCCATTGGAGCTCGGAGCTGTCTTCTCGGAGCTTTAGAGCTCGATGCGTTGGATCGGACGTGGTCACGAGGGAAATCTCCGGCAGATCGAAAGATGAGACCTTTAGCGAGTTGGAGCCGGAACTCGACGGCGGTGACGGCGGAGGCGGAGGAGATGACGGTGGGATTAACGGAGGAAACGGGGGTGGTGGTGATGGAGGCGGAGAGGGAGGTGATGATGGAGGGGAGGATGAAGCTGAGGAGAAGGAGTTTGGTCCGATACTGAAGTTCGATGAAGTTATGAAGGAGACAGAGCGTAGAGGGATTGCACTACCTGAGGATATGTTGGAGGCTGCCAAGTCTGTTGGGATTAGGAAGCTCTTCCTTCTCCGTTATCTCGATCTACAG GGATCTGTTTGGCCGCTTGGTTTTCTGATGAGGACATGCACGATGCTTCGAAACAGAATGCTCGCAGATCCTTCCTTTCTCTTCAAAGTTGGAACCGAG ATAGCGATAGACTCTTGCTGTGCAACGTTTGCGGAAGTGCAGAAGAGAGGGGAAGATTTCTGGTCAGAGTTTGAGTTGTATGCGGCTGATCTTTTGGTTGGTCTTGTGGTTGATGTTGCTTTGGTTGGGCTTTTGGCTCCCTATGCACGTATCGGGAAGACATCTTTGCCATCATCAACTGGTTTATTTAGCGGCCTTAAGCGATCTTGTGCAGCTCTTCCCAGCAG TGTTTTTGAAGCGGAAAGACCGGGTTGTAAATTCTCGGTTAACCAGCGGGTTGCAACTTTCTTCTACAAG GGTGTCTTGTATGGGTCTGTTGGATTCGGCTGCGGTCTTATCGGGCAGGGGATTGCAAATCTCATCATGACGGCAAAGCG GAGTATAAAGAAGTCAGAAGAAGACGTCCCTGTTCCACCTCTATTCGAAAGTGCTGCTCTCTGGG GTGTGTTCCTGGGGTTATCTTCCAACGCACGTTACCAAATCATCAACGGGCTGGAACGGGTAGTGGAAGGTTCTACAGCAGCCAAACGCATCCCTGTTGTTGCGATGGCGTTTACGGTTGGAGTCCGGTTCGCTAACAATGTATATGGCGGTATGCAGTTTGTTGATTGGGCTAAGTTATCCGGCGTCCAGTAG
- the LOC103845529 gene encoding F-box protein At3g26010: MAMETQQTHLLEVMQTEILARLPLKTISRFKSVSKKWKSTLESPYFRRLFLSLHRDSSSSSSWSLLHGADELIGFHGCKTWDLPKSPASLIPHSFKRYLCGDCDYVDSSGGLVLLTDGADKSYCYVGNPVSQQWVEIPPPPSDPTGGNTYVFGLVTRLEEDGVVLTFKVVRIASYQTTNDHLSSVLSVFVYSSETGISTSKVIHSPHQIGNMSKINLNGTMYFGCLGVPGILLAHDFYSESDQFRVVQLPDYPDYNKDYKRTLTPSGGFVVYVRTLAKHDETVLKIWRLNNDDDTWQILWEVGFPIIGNYAPMAMHPFDMGTVYLWSQRDYHWVSCNLRKRDYTILGDASDDGCFIDVSVCKKSVDEIWDPRSLTDLDEEDLDFRVCIWFCPFVIPRWMASVPRPPQTEMIDTTSLLSYATATHEARMEDMRNDEYFWMEVESGRI, from the coding sequence ATGGCGATGGAAACACAACAAACCCATCTCTTGGAGGTGATGCAGACCGAGATTCTAGCGAGACTGCCCTTGAAAACCATCTCCAGATTCAAATCAGTGAGCAAGAAATGGAAATCAACACTCGAGTCACCTTATTTCCGCCGTCTCTTTCTGTCTCTGCACCGAGactcctcttcttcatcatcgtGGTCGCTCTTGCACGGAGCAGACGAACTCATAGGCTTCCACGGATGCAAAACATGGGATCTTCCCAAATCTCCAGCTTCACTCATCCCACACTCTTTCAAACGTTATCTTTGCGGTGACTGCGACTATGTCGACTCTTCGGGTGGTTTGGTTCTGCTCACAGACGGCGCTGATAAATCTTACTGCTACGTCGGCAACCCAGTTTCTCAGCAATGGGTCGAAATCCCTCCACCTCCATCTGATCCGACAGGTGGTAATACTTATGTGTTTGGTTTGGTGACTCGCTTAGAAGAGGACGGTGTCGTTTTAACCTTTAAAGTGGTTAGGATAGCTTCTTACCAAACGACAAATGATCATCTCTCCAGTGTCTTGAGTGTGTTTGTGTATTCCTCTGAGACAGGGATCTCGACTTCTAAAGTAATTCACTCTCCTCATCAAATCGGCAACATGTCTAAAATCAACCTGAATGGTACGATGTACTTTGGTTGTCTCGGTGTGCCTGGAATACTCTTAGCTCATGATTTCTATTCTGAATCCGATCAGTTCCGGGTTGTGCAATTACCGGACTACCCTGATTACAACAAGGACTACAAACGAACGTTAACACCATCAGGAGGCTTTGTCGTGTATGTCAGAACACTAGCAAAACATGACGAAACTGTTTTGAAGATTTGGAGGCTGAATAATGATGATGATACTtggcaaattttgtgggaagtcGGCTTCCCAATTATCGGTAATTATGCACCAATGGCAATGCATCCATTTGATATGGGTACGGTCTATCTATGGAGTCAACGGGATTACCATTGGGTATCGTGTAACTTGAGGAAACGAGACTACACAATCCTTGGTGATGCATCTGATGATGGTTGTTTCATTGACGTTTCTGTTTGTAAGAAGAGTGTGGATGAGATATGGGATCCAAGATCACTTACAGATTTAGACGAAGAAGACTTAGACTTTAGAGTTTGTATCTGGTTTTGCCCATTCGTGATCCCACGGTGGATGGCATCGGTGCCTCGTCCTCCCCAAACTGAGATGATAGATACGACTTCACTACTTTCCTACGCTACTGCAACACATGAAGCAAGGATGGAGGATATGAGAAATGACGAGTACTTTTGGATGGAGGTCGAGAGTGGTCGGATCTGA